In Lycium ferocissimum isolate CSIRO_LF1 chromosome 11, AGI_CSIRO_Lferr_CH_V1, whole genome shotgun sequence, a single genomic region encodes these proteins:
- the LOC132036394 gene encoding 1-aminocyclopropane-1-carboxylate synthase 3-like, whose product MKLLSEKATCNSHGQDSSYFLGWQEYEKNPYDEIQNPKGIIQMGLAENQLSFDLLESWLGQNPDAAGFKRNGESIFRELALFQDYNGLPAFKNALVKFMAEIRGNKVTFDSNNLVLTAGATSANETLMFCLADPGDAFLLPTPYYPGFDRDLKWRTGAEIVPIRCTSSNGFRITESALEESYKLAKSRNLRVKGVLVTNPSNPLGTTLTRNELELLVSFVAEKGIHLISDEIYSGTVFSSPKFVSVMEVLVENEYMYTDVWERVHIVYSLSKDLGLPGFRIGAIYSNDDVIVSAATKMSSFGLISSQTQYLLSAMLSDKKFTKKYISENQKRLKKRHAMLVKGLKSTGISCLESNAGLFCWVDMRHLLKSNTFEAEIELWKKIVYEVGLNISPGSSCHCTEPGWFRACFANMSEDTLNLAIQRIKVFVDSSDVIGTNVDKSNQTNQNTVTSPKKKLFSRWGFRLSFNDRER is encoded by the exons ccaaaaggaATAATACAAATGGGTCTTGCAGAGAATCAG CTTTCTTTTGATTTATTAGAGTCTTGGCTAGGCCAAAACCCAGATGCAGCCGGGTTTAAGAGAAATGGAGAGTCTATATTTAGAGAACTTGCTTTATTTCAAGATTACAACGGCCTTCCTGCTTTCAAAAAT GCATTGGTTAAATTCATGGCGGAAATTAGAGGAAATAAAGTTACCTTTGATTCAAACAACCTTGTCCTCACCGCCGGTGCCACTTCCGCCAATGAGACTCTCATGTTTTGCCTAGCCGACCCCGGCGACGCTTTTCTACTACCTACCCCATACTACCCAGG ATTTGATAGAGACTTGAAGTGGAGAACGGGTGCTGAGATAGTGCCAATACGATGTACAAGTTCAAATGGCTTCAGAATTACAGAATCCGCTCTTGAAGAATCTTACAAATTAGCGAAAAGTCGCAACCTTAGAGTGAAGGGGGTACTAGTGACTAACCCCTCGAACCCATTGGGCACGACATTAACGCGAAATGAGCTCGAGCTACTTGTTAGCTTCGTCGCGGAAAAGGGCATTCATCTCATTAGCGATGAAATCTATTCAGGCACGGTTTTTAGCTCGCCTAAATTCGTCAGTGTCATGGAAGTATTAGTCGAAAATGAGTACATGTACACTGATGTTTGGGAGCGAGTTCACATTGTCTATAGCCTTTCCAAAGATTTGGGCCTTCCTGGTTTTCGTATCGGGGCTATTTACTCAAACGACGACGTTATTGTCTCTGCAGCTACAAAAATGTCGAGTTTCGGGTTAATTTCTTCGCAAACTCAGTATCTTTTATCGGCCATGCTCTCCGATAAAAAGTTTACGAAGAAATATATCTCTGAAAATCAAAAGAGGCTCAAGAAAAGACATGCCATGCTAGTAAAAGGACTTAAGAGTACTGGCATTAGTTGCCTTGAGAGCAATGCGGGTTTATTTTGTTGGGTCGATATGAGACATTTACTAAAGTCCAATACATTTGAAGCAGAAATTGAGCtatggaaaaaaattgtttacgAAGTTGGGCTAAATATTTCGCCCGGTTCGTCATGCCATTGTACTGAACCGGGTTGGTTTCGTGCATGTTTTGCGAACATGTCAGAAGATACGTTGAATCTCGCGATTCAACGTATTAAAGTTTTTGTTGATTCCTCTGATGTGATCGGTACCAATGTTGATAAGAGTAATCAGACTAACCAGAATACGGTGACGAGTCCAAAGAAGAAGTTATTCTCCAGGTGGGGTTTTCGGCTATCGTTCAATGACCGTGAACGATAG